In bacterium, a single genomic region encodes these proteins:
- a CDS encoding glycosyltransferase family 39 protein translates to MANYKNKITSFINQQKFIILILFGGAFLRFYHLGFESYWLDEGQSVDCVLNFKKYFQDYFAGDNSNHPPLYYILLYFWTYLGIHEFTTRVLSTIIGLFTILIIYQFTKKFYGKNTGLLAALFLSLSTFHLQYCQEVREYILLIPLSLLGIFSFNSYLQENKLKHLILFCIFSILGFWTHYFYAFTFVYLNLVYLFLFKKYKLRFRNWFLVQIIILITIVPILIPVFKVFFIPVATGASTAIDWLKPPNIYSLKDVFCSDLSSISFLLSNPNISSLFRKLAKLLFLLLFIWGFLYPIFRNSKNLTFVTNHLVLSIYILFYPLFIYLISIYFKPIFNARYLVSILPVYLIIVATGVDNLKVSFLKYMTILFIFIISLSSSYAFFTQEAFTKDQYREVALYIQENEKEGDIICINSEWPGVVFGVYYNNYYHGGNLKTKYFSDQQNHYYQLLSSLLKNHKRIWLVESNIGVYKNENINEFIENNYSKLKEVLELNFVKVNLYLYKVSG, encoded by the coding sequence AGATGAAGGACAATCAGTTGATTGTGTATTAAATTTTAAAAAGTATTTTCAAGATTATTTTGCGGGAGATAATAGTAATCACCCTCCCCTCTATTACATACTCCTATATTTTTGGACTTATCTTGGTATTCATGAGTTTACTACCAGAGTATTATCAACGATAATAGGTCTTTTTACCATCTTAATAATTTATCAATTTACCAAAAAATTTTATGGAAAAAACACTGGTTTATTAGCAGCTTTATTCCTTTCTTTATCTACTTTTCATCTTCAATATTGTCAAGAAGTTCGAGAATATATCTTATTAATCCCTCTCTCTCTTCTTGGAATCTTTAGTTTTAATTCTTATTTACAAGAAAACAAACTAAAACATCTTATTCTCTTCTGCATCTTCTCTATATTAGGCTTCTGGACTCATTATTTTTATGCTTTTACTTTTGTCTATCTAAATCTTGTCTATCTATTTTTATTTAAAAAATACAAGCTAAGATTTAGAAACTGGTTTTTAGTTCAAATAATAATACTTATAACCATAGTTCCTATCTTAATTCCTGTTTTTAAAGTTTTCTTTATTCCAGTTGCTACAGGTGCTTCTACCGCCATTGATTGGCTAAAACCACCTAATATTTACAGTCTTAAAGATGTCTTTTGCTCTGATCTAAGTAGTATTAGCTTTTTGTTATCTAATCCAAACATAAGCTCTCTATTTAGAAAACTAGCTAAACTTTTATTTTTACTCCTTTTTATATGGGGATTTTTATATCCTATCTTCAGAAATAGTAAAAATTTAACCTTTGTTACAAACCATCTGGTTCTTTCTATCTATATCTTATTCTACCCTCTGTTTATCTACCTTATTTCTATCTACTTTAAACCTATTTTTAACGCTCGCTATCTTGTCTCCATCCTTCCAGTCTACCTAATAATAGTAGCCACTGGGGTAGATAATCTTAAGGTGTCCTTCTTAAAATACATGACCATTTTGTTTATTTTTATTATCTCTTTATCTTCTTCCTATGCTTTTTTTACCCAAGAAGCTTTTACAAAAGATCAATATCGCGAAGTTGCTTTATATATCCAAGAAAATGAAAAAGAAGGAGATATAATTTGTATTAACTCTGAGTGGCCAGGAGTGGTTTTTGGTGTCTACTATAATAATTATTACCATGGAGGTAATTTGAAAACTAAATACTTTTCAGATCAACAAAATCATTATTATCAACTATTAAGCTCTCTTTTAAAAAACCATAAAAGAATATGGCTTGTAGAAAGCAATATAGGAGTTTACAAAAATGAAAATATTAATGAATTTATAGAAAACAATTATTCTAAACTTAAGGAAGTCCTTGAATTAAACTTTGTTAAGGTAAATTTATATCTTTACAAAGTTTCTGGTTGA
- a CDS encoding DegT/DnrJ/EryC1/StrS family aminotransferase translates to MIPVFKPSFNDEELEALKEPFKSGWIGLGPKTTEFEKKFANYIGVKYAVATNSCTASLHLALRLMEIENYEVITTPMTFVSTNHAILYNNGIPVFTDIYSDTLNINVDEIKKNITNKTKAIITVHYGGHSCEMDLILEMAKKYDLKVIEDVAHGCGGEYKEKKLGSIGDIGCFSFHAVKNLATGDGGMITTNDAEICEKLRKLRWLGVSRDTWDREEKDEKYSWYYSIEDIGYKYHMNDIQAAIGLVQLKKLDSMNNRRREISEAYTNAFKSVSWIEVPTIKKYAKCAYHNYVIKTDYRNELNIYLQEKGISTGVHYIPNNHYSMYRKFGQFTPVSDKVWKKLLTLPLYPDLSDSDVNMIIDTIKKFKKK, encoded by the coding sequence ATGATTCCAGTTTTTAAACCGTCATTTAACGATGAAGAATTAGAAGCCTTAAAAGAGCCATTTAAAAGTGGCTGGATTGGGTTGGGGCCAAAAACTACAGAATTTGAAAAAAAGTTTGCTAATTATATAGGAGTTAAATATGCAGTTGCAACTAACTCTTGTACCGCTTCTCTTCATTTAGCATTAAGACTAATGGAAATCGAAAATTATGAAGTCATAACAACTCCCATGACATTCGTTTCTACAAATCATGCTATTCTTTATAATAATGGGATTCCCGTCTTTACAGATATATATTCAGACACTTTAAATATTAATGTCGATGAAATTAAAAAAAATATAACAAACAAAACTAAGGCTATTATCACGGTGCATTATGGTGGTCATTCATGCGAGATGGATCTAATTTTGGAGATGGCAAAGAAATATGATCTTAAGGTTATCGAAGATGTTGCCCATGGTTGTGGAGGAGAATATAAAGAGAAAAAATTAGGTTCTATTGGAGATATTGGATGTTTTAGTTTCCATGCTGTTAAAAATCTTGCTACTGGAGATGGTGGAATGATTACCACAAATGATGCTGAAATATGTGAAAAACTTAGAAAGTTAAGATGGCTTGGAGTATCAAGAGATACATGGGATCGCGAAGAGAAAGATGAAAAATATTCATGGTATTATAGTATTGAAGATATTGGATATAAATATCATATGAATGATATTCAAGCAGCAATTGGTTTAGTACAACTTAAAAAATTAGACTCTATGAATAATAGAAGAAGAGAAATCTCTGAAGCATATACTAATGCTTTTAAATCTGTAAGTTGGATTGAAGTACCAACCATAAAGAAATATGCCAAATGTGCTTACCATAATTATGTTATCAAAACAGATTATAGGAATGAATTAAATATTTACTTGCAAGAAAAAGGAATATCTACAGGAGTGCATTATATTCCTAACAATCATTATTCTATGTATAGAAAATTTGGACAATTTACTCCAGTATCAGATAAAGTTTGGAAAAAACTATTAACCTTACCTTTATATCCAGATTTATCTGATTCAGATGTAAATATGATAATTGATACTAT